The Streptomyces sp. NBC_00286 nucleotide sequence CTGGTGATGATCCTCATCGCGCGCCGCGAGGGCGACAAGATCGTGGGCTGGGCCTATGCCGCCGCCTGCACCCTGGGTCTGTGCTTCGTCATACCCATGGCCGTCTCGGGCTCGGGACAGAGCGGGCAGATCGCCTGGAACAACCCAGTGCTCAAGGACCTGATCGACTTCCCGAAGAACCTCTTCGGCTCCTGGGCGGTCGCCGTGCCCGTGATGGCGCTCGGCGCGCTCGGACTCCTCTTCGCGGGCAAGCGGGCCCTCGCACTGGCCGTCTGGATCGTGCTCCCGCCGCTCGCCACGTACGTCACCGCCGAGCAGCTCCATCTCTTCCTGCCGCGCTACCTGCTGTTCACGGCGCCCGCCTGGGTGCTGCTCGCCGCCGTGGCCGTGTGCCGGCTCGCCGGTCCGGTCGCCGGGGCCAAGGCCGGTTCCGGTGCCGCGGTGCGGCGCGGCTTCGGCTGGGTGCTCGCCGCGGCGGCGGTCGCCGGGATCGCCTTCCAGGCGCAGCCGGGCATCCGTGAGACCCGGGTGAACGCGGCGGGCGAGCCGGACTTCCGCGGCGCCGCCCGGATCATCGAGGCCGGGCAGAAGAAGGGCGACGGCATCGTCTTCAGCGGTGAGATGTCCGAACGCCGGGCCATGGACTACGAGTTGCGCAACGACGCGGGCCGCCCGAAGGACTGGCTGATGCACCGCACGCCGCAGGAGCTGGGCTCGTTCGGCGCCGCCGAGTGTCCCAACCCCGCGCAGTGCCTGGCGAAGGCCGACCGTCTGTGGCTCGTCGCGACGGGGTACGACGGGAATCCGTTCACCGGCATGTCGAAGGAGTCGGCGACCGCGATCAAGAAGAGCTTCCGCACCGTGAAGACGCGGAAGCTGGACAGTCTCCAGCTCGTGCTCCTCGAAAGGACACGCGCCGCGACGGACGACTCCACCAAGGAGAAGGACGACGCCGGCAAGCGCAAGGTGCACACCTGAGCTGGCTTTGGGACGGACGCCGGAAACGCCCGCGTCCGTAGGGGTTCCTGTATGGGGACAAGGGGAGGGAAAAGATGACGTACGACCTGGGGGCGGGCGCGGCGGTCACCGTGGTGATGCCTACGTACAACGAGGCGGCCAACCTGCCGAGAATGGCCGAAGCGGTCCTTCAACTACCGCTCAGCGGGCTGCACTTGAAGATAGTGGACGACTCCAGTCCGGACGGCACCGGGCGAATAGCCGACGAGCTGGCGGAGAAGTACAACGCCGACCAGCCCGCCTGGCGGCCCCGGATGAGCGTGCTGCACAGGACCGAGAAGGACGGCCTCGGACGCGCGTACGTGGCGGGCATGAGCGCCGCCGTCGACGAGGGCGCCGAGTACGTCGTGCAGATGGACGCCGACGGCAGCCACCCCGTGGAAGCGGTCCCACGGATGCTCGGCACCGCCGTGGCCTCGGGCGTCGGCCTGGTC carries:
- a CDS encoding glycosyltransferase family 39 protein; the encoded protein is MTVNASPPYGGGYPDAHGNHDPYAGQGGYGGHGSYAGGQGGYGNQGAYADPAQGGYAGPGQYADPGTYAAPGTYAQPGQDTYTPEPAPVEPPPARHRAPKAEEPKAEEPKAEPDADEEQPDEPEGARLAGALTFLVPTVLSFAMIWRGIGERQLWRDEHATWWAASLSFHDLSMLIRTIDVVFTPYYVLMHAWIAVAGDTPTAMRIPGAVAMAASCGLLALLGRRLFTTQAGILAGLAFAVVPATTRYGQEIRPYAFAVAAVLLSTWLLARALDEPSFKVWVAYTLSVPLIGWSHLASMAVLGAHLVMILIARREGDKIVGWAYAAACTLGLCFVIPMAVSGSGQSGQIAWNNPVLKDLIDFPKNLFGSWAVAVPVMALGALGLLFAGKRALALAVWIVLPPLATYVTAEQLHLFLPRYLLFTAPAWVLLAAVAVCRLAGPVAGAKAGSGAAVRRGFGWVLAAAAVAGIAFQAQPGIRETRVNAAGEPDFRGAARIIEAGQKKGDGIVFSGEMSERRAMDYELRNDAGRPKDWLMHRTPQELGSFGAAECPNPAQCLAKADRLWLVATGYDGNPFTGMSKESATAIKKSFRTVKTRKLDSLQLVLLERTRAATDDSTKEKDDAGKRKVHT
- a CDS encoding polyprenol monophosphomannose synthase, coding for MTYDLGAGAAVTVVMPTYNEAANLPRMAEAVLQLPLSGLHLKIVDDSSPDGTGRIADELAEKYNADQPAWRPRMSVLHRTEKDGLGRAYVAGMSAAVDEGAEYVVQMDADGSHPVEAVPRMLGTAVASGVGLVVGSRYVQGGSLDEDWGAHRVLLSRFANRYARTVLGTKIRDITAGFNLWSAQTLRDVDLHSLDSAGYSFQVELKYKAVRAGHSAVEIPIRFEERTEGVSKMTLRTQLESAVVPVRLRLKHK